The following coding sequences lie in one Miscanthus floridulus cultivar M001 chromosome 9, ASM1932011v1, whole genome shotgun sequence genomic window:
- the LOC136483700 gene encoding uncharacterized protein, whose product MSAAGRDSPVSRKRPRGPAHASPAACSGGAGLWGSGSPKAKRRLLAAGPGSRSTFASAAAAAEVDWLRRQQQLILLAGAMASVAVSYIAVMRRRRKYSAQQFARLHDAIVGLASAVRATTAPVEPHPDLYPTVMGVPGFTKEQLLAALSYLKKGRLRGAAFLVMSEPHRALWIEHILAKQEV is encoded by the exons ATGAGCGCCGCAGGCAGGGATAGCCCGGTCTCCCGCAAGCGTCCGCGCGGCCCTGCCCACGCCTCGCCAGCGGCGTGCTCCGGCGGAGCAGGACTTTGGGGATCTGGCAGCCCCAAGGCGAAGCGTCGCCTCTTGGCTGCGGGCCCCGGCAGTCGCTCCACCtttgcctccgccgccgccgccgccgag GTGGACTGGCTACGTCGTCAACAGCAGCTGATCCTTCTTGCTGGTGCTATGGCATCAGTAGCTGTGTCCTACATTGCGGTGATGAGGAGGCGCAGGAAGTACAGCGCCCAGCAGTTTGCTCGACTCCATGACGCCATTGTTGGTCTTGCATCTGCTGTTCGTGCTACCACTGCTCCAGTTGAACCACACCCTGATCTGTACCCCACTGTAATGGGCGTCCCTGGCTTCACTAAGGAGCAGCTTCTGGCTGCCCTCTCATACCTCAAAAAGGGCAGACTCCGTGGGGCGGCCTTTCTGGTGATGTCTGA